A region from the Paludicola sp. MB14-C6 genome encodes:
- a CDS encoding response regulator transcription factor → MSQYNILVVEDEEDIAEAVKTYLLNQGYEVFVAHNGKEGLAVINENTIHLAIVDVMMPVMNGIDFVMKLRETHHFPVIMLSAKSEEVDQIMGLNVGADDYVTKPFRPLELLARVNSHLRRFSKYNTVNNKEQQDSLLTCGGLELNETTKEVFVDECPIKVTSIEFKILTLLMKNQGRVFSADEIYERVWNEKAVNTETIMVHIRNIREKIEVNPKKPQYLKVVWGIGYKIEKQ, encoded by the coding sequence ATGAGTCAGTACAATATTTTAGTGGTAGAAGACGAAGAGGATATTGCAGAAGCTGTGAAAACATATTTGTTAAATCAAGGCTACGAAGTTTTTGTTGCACACAATGGAAAAGAAGGCTTGGCAGTAATTAACGAAAATACAATTCATTTAGCAATAGTGGATGTAATGATGCCCGTTATGAATGGCATTGACTTTGTAATGAAGCTACGAGAAACACATCATTTTCCCGTCATAATGCTATCTGCAAAATCAGAGGAAGTGGATCAGATAATGGGGCTAAATGTTGGCGCAGATGACTATGTTACAAAACCATTTCGTCCATTAGAGCTTTTAGCAAGAGTAAACTCTCATTTAAGACGTTTTTCTAAATATAATACAGTTAATAATAAGGAGCAACAAGATAGCCTGCTTACTTGTGGCGGATTAGAGCTAAACGAAACCACAAAAGAAGTTTTTGTAGATGAATGTCCAATCAAAGTGACGTCAATAGAGTTTAAGATATTAACGCTTTTAATGAAAAATCAAGGACGAGTTTTTTCAGCTGATGAAATTTATGAACGAGTATGGAACGAAAAGGCCGTTAATACAGAAACCATCATGGTTCATATTAGAAATATTCGAGAGAAAATTGAGGTCAATCCGAAAAAGCCTCAATATTTAAAGGTGGTATGGGGAATTGGATACAAGATTGAAAAGCAGTAA
- a CDS encoding threonine/serine ThrE exporter family protein, with protein MTNDQLLEISTEIGLSLLENGAEIYRVEESISRILSAYGVVNADVFAVPTCIITTIVLKDGQTHTRMKRIMNRSTNLDIVSAMNNLSRELCKLKPEYDEAKKLVNQAKNRKRFSLPIQILGCVFIGSFFTIFFGGNFYDALVSLLCCVVLKFLLVVMDKFKTNMFFSYTVGSMAIAAIAFLFHYLGFSQNMDKVIIGSLMNLVPGVALTNSMRDIIAGDLVAGLTKFVEAIMIAVAIAVGTGVCVYLLKMFV; from the coding sequence ATGACCAATGATCAATTACTCGAGATTTCAACAGAAATCGGTTTAAGCCTGCTCGAAAATGGGGCAGAAATTTATAGGGTAGAAGAAAGCATATCTAGAATATTATCAGCCTATGGCGTGGTAAATGCTGATGTATTTGCGGTTCCGACTTGTATTATAACGACCATTGTATTAAAAGATGGTCAAACACATACAAGAATGAAACGCATCATGAATCGCTCAACGAATTTGGATATCGTATCTGCTATGAATAATTTAAGCAGAGAACTTTGCAAATTAAAGCCTGAATATGATGAAGCAAAAAAATTAGTCAATCAAGCAAAAAACAGAAAAAGGTTTAGTCTGCCAATTCAAATTCTCGGCTGTGTGTTTATCGGCTCTTTCTTTACAATCTTTTTTGGTGGGAACTTCTATGATGCGCTTGTCAGCCTGTTATGCTGCGTTGTATTAAAGTTTTTGCTTGTGGTAATGGATAAATTTAAAACGAATATGTTTTTCTCATATACAGTAGGCAGTATGGCAATTGCAGCAATTGCATTTTTATTTCATTATTTAGGTTTTTCTCAAAATATGGACAAGGTAATCATAGGAAGCCTAATGAACCTAGTTCCCGGTGTAGCGTTAACAAACTCCATGCGCGATATTATTGCAGGCGATTTGGTCGCTGGATTAACAAAGTTTGTGGAAGCGATTATGATTGCGGTTGCAATAGCGGTTGGAACAGGTGTATGCGTTTATTTATTGAAGATGTTCGTTTAA
- a CDS encoding DedA family protein, producing MDFNTIMTYMSQYGILFLIVIVFLEYLNLPGFPAGVILPVTGILIASSEMNFWIALIASSLSALAASWAFYFVGRYGGDFLLQKYMKRFPKHRPYIEKKMLYLKEKGSIGVFISKLIPMARTIIAIPAGAVQINFLKYTVSSALGILIWNVFFIAAGYFFGQEIVHLIK from the coding sequence ATGGATTTCAATACAATTATGACCTATATGTCACAATACGGAATACTGTTTTTAATCGTTATTGTGTTTTTAGAATATTTGAATTTACCCGGGTTTCCGGCAGGCGTTATTTTGCCTGTAACAGGTATCTTGATTGCAAGTTCAGAAATGAATTTTTGGATTGCGTTAATTGCTTCAAGTTTATCTGCATTAGCTGCTAGTTGGGCTTTTTATTTTGTTGGACGCTACGGTGGAGATTTTCTGTTGCAAAAATACATGAAACGCTTTCCAAAGCATAGACCATATATCGAAAAGAAGATGCTTTATTTAAAAGAAAAAGGTAGTATCGGTGTATTTATCAGTAAATTGATACCAATGGCAAGAACGATTATAGCAATACCTGCAGGAGCAGTACAAATCAATTTTTTAAAGTATACCGTTAGTTCAGCGTTAGGCATTCTAATATGGAATGTATTTTTTATTGCAGCAGGCTATTTCTTTGGACAAGAAATAGTGCATTTAATAAAATAG
- a CDS encoding glycosyl hydrolase family 18 protein, with amino-acid sequence MIKKYVSKSAKQLFAFLLALAITLSMSSIALAKTPESQSNSTKGQNNMATAKQTNKKIVGYFPSWQPSKLDRIQFDVVTHINYSFLIPNKDATVMPLDHPDTAKELIKQAHANGDKVLIAVGGWSIGEWPNSIILEPYFVEATNTDEKIAKFTASIMEVVKQYGFDGVDMDWEHPRFGTPAQTQYEKLLLSLNKELKKDNLLLSTAVLCGVDINGMEYVDAKSQSDIVINTVDYMNVMAYDGGDAEKHSPYDFAINCGNYWKTTRNFPANKIILGVPFYGRPSWAGYETLLEANPHADESDISEIWGMQAHYNGVATMKKKATWAKENVGGIMIWELSADTKDKTKSLQTAIGDVMNSTAPTNGGITVPLEPTIITDTNNTGAKVEIPTEISTLKNSKLEVLKLAVSSDIVEKFAAVAKEFSLLDTYNINLLNNSVRIEHIEGGKIKIYIPFSNADQGKTYYVLRYNNDGTITELAAIIDKEMLSFETDTLGTYGVATKKIVTLSNTKNPQTGDNSPIIPITIVIILAGGLLIQYKKAKTL; translated from the coding sequence ATGATAAAAAAGTATGTAAGCAAATCTGCAAAACAACTATTCGCTTTTCTTCTTGCATTAGCCATTACCCTTTCTATGTCTAGTATTGCATTGGCTAAAACACCTGAAAGCCAATCAAATTCTACAAAAGGCCAAAATAATATGGCGACGGCAAAACAAACTAATAAAAAAATTGTTGGATACTTTCCTTCATGGCAACCATCTAAATTAGATCGAATTCAATTTGATGTAGTAACTCATATTAACTATTCTTTTTTAATTCCAAACAAAGATGCAACTGTTATGCCCTTGGATCATCCAGACACTGCAAAAGAGCTTATTAAACAAGCACATGCAAATGGTGATAAAGTTTTAATTGCCGTTGGCGGTTGGTCCATTGGTGAATGGCCAAATTCAATTATTCTTGAGCCATACTTCGTAGAAGCAACAAACACCGATGAAAAAATTGCTAAATTTACCGCTTCTATTATGGAAGTAGTAAAGCAATATGGATTTGATGGTGTTGATATGGATTGGGAGCATCCTAGATTTGGAACACCAGCTCAAACGCAATATGAAAAGCTATTGCTATCTTTGAATAAAGAGCTGAAAAAAGACAATTTACTGCTTTCTACTGCTGTTTTGTGCGGAGTAGATATTAACGGTATGGAATATGTTGATGCCAAATCACAATCTGATATTGTTATTAACACTGTAGATTACATGAATGTTATGGCATATGATGGCGGAGACGCTGAAAAACACTCACCTTATGACTTTGCTATTAATTGTGGTAACTACTGGAAAACAACTCGTAACTTTCCTGCCAATAAAATTATTCTTGGTGTTCCGTTTTATGGACGACCATCTTGGGCAGGATACGAAACACTATTAGAAGCAAACCCACATGCAGATGAATCAGATATCTCTGAAATTTGGGGAATGCAAGCACATTACAATGGTGTTGCAACTATGAAGAAAAAAGCAACATGGGCAAAAGAAAATGTCGGCGGAATTATGATTTGGGAGCTTTCTGCAGATACGAAAGATAAGACAAAGAGCCTTCAAACTGCAATTGGTGATGTAATGAATTCTACAGCACCAACAAATGGTGGTATAACCGTACCATTAGAGCCTACAATTATAACTGATACAAATAATACCGGAGCAAAAGTTGAAATTCCTACTGAAATCAGCACCCTAAAAAATTCAAAGCTTGAAGTCTTAAAGTTAGCTGTAAGCTCTGATATTGTAGAGAAATTTGCAGCAGTAGCTAAAGAATTTTCTTTATTAGATACATACAACATCAATCTTTTAAATAATTCTGTAAGGATAGAGCATATCGAAGGTGGTAAAATAAAAATTTATATTCCTTTTAGTAATGCAGATCAAGGAAAGACTTATTATGTTTTACGTTATAATAACGATGGAACCATTACAGAATTAGCCGCAATCATTGACAAAGAAATGTTATCATTTGAAACAGATACGTTAGGAACTTATGGAGTTGCAACGAAAAAAATTGTAACACTGTCTAACACTAAGAATCCTCAGACTGGTGACAATTCGCCAATCATTCCAATTACTATAGTAATTATTTTGGCTGGCGGATTATTGATTCAATATAAAAAGGCAAAAACTTTATAG
- a CDS encoding sensor histidine kinase: MDTRLKSSKPAVIITCIALFLVLSSSLIMVGLYPTIQGQVDNYSSNYFVKDSFVKPIVKLNYTLFSEYQIQLNPTFTPFDILFHKNITLREDYNKQKVNEEIYSWKQEALQANSNLIYLAIEKGNKKVISNFPSDEKIFQNDKLQYEELLKNYRFLIQVDFDETGNFTMSQIHGANRSLFSNRMIDLNQIQLTQFSYENMSAIKNMIFVYAVPYQLGNNAFASDFQQHQLYSYKVLSRNLMYLFIGIILVFALTVPKKRILELSWIKKTASVWIEIWIMIFLYLVIWMLKTTPGIAIMEYFQGQMNSFMGIPILQAHASQRHLIILHLMMWCICFGIVLLCIWMIRYVKNIGISNYVKQSSLLVQLFKISRKYLLRFMQYLEEFHFNDKYNKRLLLVIIINAMIVGLFCTAWLFGIIGVILYSIMLFVIARKMMKSNEKKYQKLVDATERIAKGDLDAKVEENLGVFEPLNRNLKQIQKGFKSAVEQELNSQKMRTELISNVSHDLKTPLTAIISYVDLMKNENLSEQKRKEYVAILERKAQRLQYLIEDLFEISKLSSGNINFHYENIDVVSLMNQALFEVEENLNKAKLTVKKNFPENKVILSLDSMRTYRVFENLLMNICKYAMPSSRAFIDIIEQTEQVEITIKNISEHEIDFSEDEIVERFTRGDKSRNTEGSGLGLAIAKSFIELQGGKFKIILDGDLFKAHITFLKP; this comes from the coding sequence TTGGATACAAGATTGAAAAGCAGTAAACCAGCTGTTATTATTACCTGTATAGCCCTTTTTTTGGTTTTGAGTTCATCTTTGATTATGGTTGGTTTGTACCCGACGATTCAAGGCCAAGTTGATAACTATTCAAGTAACTATTTTGTAAAGGATTCTTTTGTAAAACCTATTGTAAAACTGAATTATACATTATTTTCCGAGTATCAAATCCAGTTAAATCCCACTTTTACTCCGTTTGATATTTTATTTCATAAAAATATAACGCTTCGTGAAGATTATAATAAACAAAAGGTAAATGAGGAAATTTATAGCTGGAAGCAAGAGGCTTTGCAAGCAAATTCCAATTTGATATATTTAGCGATTGAAAAAGGAAACAAAAAAGTAATATCCAATTTTCCATCCGATGAAAAGATATTTCAAAATGATAAATTGCAATACGAGGAGTTATTGAAAAATTATCGATTTCTTATTCAAGTCGATTTTGACGAAACAGGGAATTTTACAATGAGTCAAATTCATGGTGCAAATCGTTCACTATTTTCAAACCGAATGATTGACTTGAATCAAATCCAATTAACGCAATTCAGTTATGAAAATATGAGTGCAATTAAAAATATGATTTTTGTTTATGCAGTACCTTATCAACTTGGCAACAATGCATTTGCTTCCGATTTCCAACAGCACCAATTGTATTCCTATAAAGTATTAAGCAGAAACTTAATGTATTTGTTTATAGGCATTATATTGGTGTTTGCATTAACTGTTCCGAAAAAAAGAATCCTAGAATTAAGCTGGATTAAGAAAACCGCAAGCGTTTGGATCGAAATATGGATAATGATTTTTCTTTATCTCGTTATATGGATGCTGAAAACAACTCCGGGAATAGCAATAATGGAGTATTTTCAAGGCCAAATGAATTCGTTTATGGGAATACCTATCTTGCAGGCTCATGCTTCCCAACGGCATTTAATCATATTACATTTGATGATGTGGTGTATCTGCTTTGGTATTGTATTGCTTTGTATTTGGATGATCAGATATGTCAAGAATATCGGTATATCTAATTATGTAAAACAAAGCAGCTTGTTGGTTCAGCTTTTTAAAATAAGCAGGAAATATTTGCTGCGTTTCATGCAGTATCTTGAAGAGTTTCATTTTAACGATAAATACAATAAACGATTACTGCTTGTAATTATCATCAATGCAATGATTGTTGGTCTTTTTTGTACAGCATGGCTATTTGGCATTATCGGTGTCATTCTTTATTCTATTATGCTGTTTGTTATAGCAAGAAAAATGATGAAAAGCAATGAAAAAAAATATCAAAAATTAGTGGATGCAACAGAACGAATTGCAAAAGGAGATTTAGACGCTAAAGTTGAAGAAAATCTAGGCGTATTTGAACCTTTGAATCGAAATTTAAAACAGATTCAAAAAGGGTTTAAAAGTGCAGTTGAACAAGAACTAAACAGCCAAAAAATGCGTACTGAGTTAATTTCCAATGTATCTCATGACTTAAAAACTCCTTTAACCGCTATTATCTCATATGTGGATTTAATGAAAAATGAAAATCTTTCAGAGCAAAAGCGAAAAGAATATGTTGCAATACTGGAACGAAAAGCACAACGATTGCAATACTTAATTGAAGATTTGTTTGAAATCAGTAAGTTAAGCAGTGGCAATATTAACTTTCATTATGAAAATATTGATGTGGTATCGTTGATGAATCAAGCATTATTTGAAGTTGAAGAGAATTTAAATAAAGCAAAGTTAACTGTAAAAAAGAACTTTCCTGAAAACAAAGTTATTTTATCGTTGGATAGTATGCGTACCTATCGAGTATTTGAAAACTTGCTGATGAATATTTGTAAATATGCAATGCCATCTTCAAGGGCTTTTATTGATATTATAGAACAAACCGAGCAGGTAGAAATCACTATAAAAAATATATCGGAACATGAAATTGACTTTAGTGAAGACGAAATTGTTGAACGTTTTACAAGAGGAGATAAATCAAGAAATACAGAGGGTTCTGGACTTGGATTAGCAATTGCAAAAAGCTTTATTGAGTTACAAGGCGGAAAATTCAAAATTATATTAGATGGTGACCTATTTAAGGCGCACATTACCTTTTTAAAGCCATAG
- a CDS encoding endonuclease/exonuclease/phosphatase family protein yields MKKRLNLFHSIINKSKNLNINTDLSLEQTISYFNAQNAEALKVMSFNMKRNYFSFGQNSWKNRVELIANLIDLQQPDVVGTQELTAKNLNDLTKLLPNYDVVGQGRGGDDKGEYTAIFYRKDKFKLKDQETFWLSATPNKPSRAWFALCPRICTTCTLELQGNTKRFIRIFNTHLDHLSFLSRKNSLQLISSKMQEKNLQQEASVLLMGDFNAKPKSKTIKAWYQDLSTKTNNALQNAYLQCDYSDIGRSFHGFKGKIKGMPIDYIFASSSLDLQRVSLCRDSINNRYPSDHYPVLAQYMLSC; encoded by the coding sequence TTGAAAAAAAGACTTAATTTATTCCATTCTATTATAAATAAAAGTAAAAATTTAAATATAAATACAGATCTATCTTTAGAACAAACAATTTCTTATTTTAACGCTCAAAATGCTGAAGCTTTAAAAGTTATGAGCTTTAATATGAAGCGAAATTATTTTTCTTTCGGACAAAACAGTTGGAAAAATCGAGTTGAACTGATAGCCAATTTGATTGATTTACAACAACCCGATGTTGTAGGAACGCAAGAATTAACAGCAAAAAACTTAAATGATTTAACAAAATTACTACCGAATTATGATGTTGTTGGACAAGGCAGAGGTGGGGACGATAAAGGTGAATATACTGCAATTTTTTATCGTAAAGATAAATTTAAATTAAAGGATCAAGAAACCTTTTGGCTTTCTGCAACACCAAATAAGCCAAGTAGAGCATGGTTTGCGCTGTGCCCTAGAATATGTACTACTTGCACATTGGAGTTGCAAGGTAATACCAAGCGATTCATTCGTATTTTTAATACACATTTGGATCATCTAAGCTTCCTTTCAAGAAAAAATAGCTTACAGTTAATTTCAAGCAAAATGCAAGAAAAAAATCTACAACAAGAAGCCTCTGTTTTGTTGATGGGCGATTTTAACGCAAAACCGAAAAGTAAAACGATAAAAGCGTGGTATCAGGATTTATCAACTAAAACAAATAATGCACTTCAAAATGCATATCTTCAATGTGATTATAGTGATATCGGACGCAGCTTTCATGGCTTTAAAGGAAAAATAAAGGGAATGCCGATTGATTATATTTTTGCAAGCAGTTCTTTGGATTTACAACGTGTAAGCTTATGCCGTGATAGTATCAATAATCGTTATCCGTCTGACCATTATCCAGTTTTAGCACAATATATGTTGTCTTGTTAG
- a CDS encoding MarR family winged helix-turn-helix transcriptional regulator yields MFNLDDCIACITSRSAKILADCFEKRLNFYNITRTQWIALYYVNINKMITQKQLADKMSLKEPSVVRLLDKMEALGWITRISSENDKRIKTLKLTDSGKKIEAEMLSVAEGFRNDVIRDISSQDIDIYNSVLSKMLDNIKDG; encoded by the coding sequence ATGTTTAATTTAGATGATTGTATTGCTTGTATTACAAGCAGAAGCGCAAAAATATTGGCAGATTGTTTTGAGAAAAGGCTGAATTTTTATAATATAACAAGAACGCAGTGGATTGCGTTATATTATGTAAATATCAACAAAATGATTACGCAAAAGCAATTAGCCGATAAAATGTCTTTGAAAGAACCGAGTGTTGTCCGATTACTTGATAAAATGGAGGCTCTTGGATGGATTACTAGAATTAGTAGTGAAAATGATAAAAGAATTAAAACTTTAAAACTAACAGATTCAGGTAAAAAAATCGAGGCAGAAATGTTGAGTGTAGCAGAAGGATTTCGTAATGATGTAATTCGAGATATCTCTTCTCAAGATATTGATATTTATAATTCAGTATTAAGTAAAATGCTTGATAATATCAAAGATGGATAA